A genomic region of Anopheles coustani chromosome 3, idAnoCousDA_361_x.2, whole genome shotgun sequence contains the following coding sequences:
- the LOC131271952 gene encoding eukaryotic translation initiation factor 5A, giving the protein MAEMEDTHFEAADSGASQTFPMQCSALRKNGHVMLKGRPCKIVEMSTSKTGKHGHAKVHMVGIDIFTGKKYEDICPSTHNMDVPNVKREDYQLTDIDDGFLVLMGDNGDLREDLKIPDGDLGIQLRSEFDSGKEIVCTVLKSCGEETVIAIKNNTSGDKN; this is encoded by the exons ATGGCTGAAATGGAGGATACTCACTTCGAGGCCGCCGATTCTGGCGCATCCCAGACGTTCCCGATGCAGTGCTCCGCGTTGCGCAAAAATGGTCATGTAATGCTGAAGGGACGTCCCTGCAAGATCGTCGAAATGTCTACCTCTAAGACCGGCAAGCACGGACACGCCAAGGTACACATGGTCGGTATCGACATCTTCACCGGCAAAAA GTATGAAGATATTTGCCCCTCAACCCATAACATGGACGTTCCCAATGTCAAGCGTGAAGACTATCAGCTGACTGACATCGACGATGGCTTCTTAGTTCTAATGGGTGACAACGGTGACCTGCGTGAAGATTTGAAGATTCCGGATGGCGATTTGGGCATACAGTTGCGCTCCGAGTTTGATTCCGGCAAAGAGATTGTC TGTACCGTGTTGAAATCCTGTGGCGAGGAAACTGTGATTGCCATCAAAAACAACACCTCAGGTGATAAAAACTAA
- the LOC131271945 gene encoding nucleolar MIF4G domain-containing protein 1 homolog, producing MKRRPQKDVRLGLAGKNGRARSNQPKSRKNLRKEKRQQKKLNRFNYHNRSRKDRFGDEYDEGNGHKKHQGRFGQQPHGDHSDEEFDDEEIESDFSDDQEEPKMKQTQKQKQKQKTKASRMDLEREQEMNELRDYEESLKQKRIEQLEAANEEDDRVIKKYEKLLKINRGKNQQGVAKSFNDGLDYALELCTDENIRKMYEAAKEAAELEENSSDEFIEDLQQAVGARADETKNGDQLESLPNVAISEKERKRVEKLKKIEEKYLGLDEIDDLGDYDSEMEMDQEDGDASDDDSGSDELDDFDDEDSLESEDEEMEPKNKKQKVTFAADVKPSKNGKKQKSVASDSEDLDESEYDDEDSEKEDLGPNKTIKKPPNKKTNQRQSAEPAGCEEEGFIPGRFVLLKPKATTKSKQIDKNKAKSNEGNKKEQPSEDSDFNDSCSFEDDSNDDDELNDGLDDILKATESDEPSNEEDPKEGVSVDDGTWEDIYGRKRDKAGNVIKEDHTAIPGKYVPPHLRAKLEAEGAANASSVDPKQKEKLMRLRRQLKGQINRLAETNVHRISIDLDNLYMQNARHDMNSTLAALIQEAIVAPTLTPGRMVLEHVLLIAILHANVGNEVGSHFLETIVERFLALAKDIGTIDNESKQLDNCIQILCHLYTFEIVKCKLVFEVIQKLVDCFNEKSVECILLVLRSIGFILRKDDPLALKDLILEIQKKAANAPDAFKNDTRVKFMLETLLAVKNNNINKIPQYDPTLVEHFRKLLKGMITNGKYVSTLNIGLQDIIDIPQRGKWWLVGSAWQGNKDGPASDPGMAGGKERLMDGGQFSQQLLELARQQRMNTDDRRNVFCIVMSAEDYLDAFEKLLRLAIKDLRVVVSVIIHCSLAEKEYNPYYSVLSQKFCDYDRRYQLAIQYALWDRLKEIHSLQQPQIRNLARFITHLVAEGGLAISCLKVIDFADIDKVSLRLMRQIMLGLLLLEEENKCLHVFSRISASFKLKPFKDSLRLFMHHFLARGSKSNTQLPHDQALLLQDRIKQADQLLGTEGTSFAYDDD from the exons atgaaacgaag GCCTCAAAAGGATGTTCGTCTAGGACTAGCCGGTAAAAATGGCCGGGCTAGGTCGAATCAACCAAAATCACGTAAAAAtttgcgaaaggaaaaacggcaGCAGAAAAAACTGAATCGTTTTAACTATCACAATCGCAGCCGTAAAGATCGCTTTGGGGATGAGTACGATGAGGGTAACGGCCACAAGAAACACCAGGGAAGGTTTGGTCAGCAACCCCACGGTGACCACTCCGATGAAGAGTTTGATGATGAGGAAATTGAATCGGATTTTAGTGATGATCAGGAGGAACCGAAGATgaaacaaactcaaaaacaaaagcaaaagcaaaagacTAAGGCAAGTCGGATGGACTTGGAGCGGGAGCAGGAAATGAATGAGTTGAGGGACTACGAAGAAAGCTTGAAACAAAAGCGTATCGAACAGCTGGAGGCCGCCAACGAAGAAGATGATCGAGTTATAAAAAAGTATGAAAAACTTCTTAAAATTAATCGTGGTAAAAACCAGCAAGGtgtggcaaaaagtttcaacgATGGTCTTGATTACGCACTCGAATTGTGTACAGATGAGAATATTCGGAAGATGTATGAAGCGGCAAAGGAAGCGGCAGAGCTTGAAGAAAACTCGTCCGACGAGTTTATCGAAGATCTCCAGCAAGCTGTTGGTGCTCGTGCTGATGAAACGAAGAATGGAGATCAGTTGGAATCCTTGCCCAATGTGGCTATATctgaaaaagaacgaaaaagggtggaaaaattgaagaaaatagAAGAGAAATATCTTGGCTTGGATGAGATCGACGATTTGGGTGATTACGAttcggaaatggaaatggaccAGGAGGATGGGGATGCATCAGATGATGATTCTGGAAGCGATGAACTCGACGATTTCGATGATGAAGATAGTTTGGAATCGGAAGACGAGGAGATGGaacccaaaaacaaaaagcaaaaagttACATTTGCCGCCGATGTGAAACCTTCGAAGAATGGAAAGAAACAGAAATCCGTGGCAAGTGATTCGGAGGATTTAGATGAGAGCGAGTATGATGATGAAGACAGCGAAAAAGAGGATTTGGGACCtaataaaacgataaaaaagccaccaaacaagaaaacaaatcaacgacAAAGTGCAGAGCCTGCTGGATGCGAAGAAGAGGGCTTCATTCCTGGTCGCTTCGTTCTGCTAAAACctaaagcaacaacaaaatccaaacaaattgataaaaacaaaGCTAAGTCTAATGAAGGTAACAAAAAGGAACAACCTTCGGAAGATTCCGATTTCAACGACAGTTGTTCTTTTGAAGATGAtagtaatgatgatgatgagcttAACGATGGTTTAGACGATATACTAAAAGCTACAGAATCAGATGAACCGTCAAATGAGGAAGATCCAAAAGAAGGGGTCTCCGTTGACGATGGAACATGGGAGGATATTTACGGCCGAAAAAGAGACAAAGCAGGCAATGTAATAAAAGAAGACCACACTGCTATCCCTGGAAAGTACGTTCCACCGCATCTGCGTGCAAAATTGGAGGCAGAAGGGGCGGCCAATGCGTCTTCTGTCGATccgaagcaaaaggaaaaattaatgcGACTGCGGCGTCAGTTGAAGGGTCAAATAAACCGGCTTGCTGAAACAAACGTACACCGGATATCCATCGACTTGGACAATCTGTACATGCAAAATGCACGCCACGACATGAATAGCACTCTAGCGGCGCTCATTCAAGAGGCGATCGTGGCACCCACACTGACCCCCGGTAGGATGGTGCTAGAGCACGTACTGCTGATCGCTATTTTGCACGCGAATGTCGGTAATGAAGTGGGATCACACTTTCTCGAAACGATTGTGGAGCGATTCCTGGCACTGGCCAAAGATATAGGCACGATTGACAATGAGTCAAAGCAGTTGGACAATTGCATACAAATCTTATGCCACCTGTACACTTTTGAAATCGTCAAGTGTAAGTTGGTCTTCGAAGTAATACAGAAGCTGGTGGACTGTTTCAATGAGAAATCGGTGGAATGCATTCTGCTGGTGTTGCGTTCGATTGGATTTATCTTGCGCAAGGACGATCCACTGGCACTGAAAGATTTGATTTTGGAAATACAGAAAAAGGCGGCAAATGCTCCGGATGCGTTTAAAAACGA CACTCGGGTCAAGTTTATGCTGGAAACATTGCTTGCGGTGAAGAATAACAATATCAATAAAATCCCTCAGTACGATCCAACACTGGTGGAACACTTCCGGAAGCTGCTGAAGGGAATGATAACGAATGGAAAGTACGTGTCAACGCTTAACATCGGTCTGCAGGACATCATCGACATACCGCAGCGCGGCAAATGGTGGCTCGTCGGATCGGCCTGGCAAGGAAATAAGGATGGTCCGGCGAGCGACCCTGGTATGGCGGGTGGAAAAGAGCGCCTTATGGATGGAGGGCAGTTCAGCCAACAGCTGCTGGAACTGGCAAGACAGCAGCGTATGAACACGGACGATCGTCGGAACGTGTTCTGCATCGTGATGAGCGCCGAAGACTATCTGGATGCATTTGAGAAGCTACTGCGGCTGGCGATCAAGGATTTGCGCGTGGTCGTGTCCGTCATTATTCACTGCAGCCTGGCAGAAAAGGAGTACAACCCGTACTACAGCGTGCTTTCTCAGAAATTCTGCGATTACGATCGTCGGTACCAGCTCGCCATTCAGTATGCACTATGGGATCGGCTGAAGGAAATCCACTCGCTACAGCAGCCACAGATCCGCAATCTGGCCAGGTTCATCACGCATCTCGTTGCCGAGGGTGGTTTGGCCATCTCCTGCCTCAAGGTGATCGATTTTGCCGATATCGATAAGGTGAGCTTACGGCTGATGCGACAAATCATGCTGGGTCTTCTGCTGCTAGAGGAGGAAAACAAGTGTCTCCATGTGTTCAGTCGCATTTCGGCGAGTTTCAAGCTGAAGCCCTTCAAGGATAGTTTGCGCCTGTTCATGCACCACTTCCTGGCCCGCGGGAGCAAATCTAATACACAATTACCCCACGACCAGGCGTTGTTGTTGCAGGACCGAATCAAACAGGCGGATCAGTTGCTTGGTACGGAGGGAACCAGTTTTGCGTATGATGATGATTga